One stretch of Cohnella algarum DNA includes these proteins:
- a CDS encoding YlzJ-like family protein, whose amino-acid sequence MILYTCMPAERVLEGFDSVREPMVEVAFGGMTMLVAPVAPGIGRIVRLVSAPLDAYLRPELAPGQTIHFGAGAAGKQTEGSFSGTTETSGQL is encoded by the coding sequence GTGATTCTGTATACGTGCATGCCGGCCGAGCGGGTGCTCGAAGGATTCGACAGCGTCCGCGAACCTATGGTGGAGGTGGCGTTCGGCGGAATGACGATGCTTGTCGCCCCGGTCGCCCCCGGCATCGGGCGAATCGTGCGGCTCGTGTCGGCTCCGCTCGACGCTTACTTGAGACCGGAGCTCGCGCCGGGCCAAACGATCCATTTCGGCGCGGGCGCCGCGGGCAAGCAAACGGAAGGTTCCTTCTCCGGTACGACTGAAACCTCCGGACAACTGTGA
- a CDS encoding ClpP family protease codes for MSQNETAETKAEQPVPGPENRPPQPVDNVVQLGQTTVPAPESNVFCLTIIGQVEGHLMLPPQNKTTKYEHIIPQLVAAEQSPKIEGILIVLNTVGGDVEAGLAIAEMIASLSKPKVAVVLGGGHSIGVPIAVSADYTFIAETATMTIHPIRLNGLIIGVPQTFEYLEKMQERVVRFVTKHSRIPEETFKELMFRTGELTRDIGTTIVGTEAVRNGLIDEIGGIGSALKELKRRIAENIALRQQEGGAVQ; via the coding sequence ATGAGCCAGAATGAAACGGCGGAAACGAAGGCCGAACAGCCCGTCCCGGGCCCGGAGAACCGTCCGCCTCAACCGGTCGACAACGTCGTGCAGCTCGGGCAAACGACGGTGCCCGCTCCCGAATCGAACGTCTTTTGCCTGACCATCATCGGACAGGTGGAGGGACATCTGATGCTGCCGCCGCAAAACAAGACGACGAAATACGAGCATATCATTCCGCAACTCGTCGCAGCGGAACAAAGCCCCAAAATCGAAGGCATTTTGATCGTGCTGAATACGGTCGGGGGAGACGTGGAGGCGGGATTGGCCATCGCCGAAATGATCGCGTCCCTGTCGAAGCCTAAAGTAGCCGTCGTGCTCGGCGGCGGCCATTCGATCGGAGTGCCGATCGCCGTGTCGGCCGATTACACGTTCATTGCGGAAACGGCGACGATGACGATTCATCCGATCCGGCTGAACGGCCTTATTATCGGAGTTCCGCAAACGTTCGAATATTTGGAAAAAATGCAGGAGCGCGTCGTCCGCTTCGTCACGAAGCATTCCCGGATACCGGAAGAAACGTTCAAAGAGCTGATGTTCAGAACGGGGGAGCTGACGCGGGATATCGGGACGACGATCGTCGGAACCGAGGCGGTGCGCAACGGCCTGATCGACGAAATCGGCGGCATCGGCAGCGCGTTGAAGGAATTGAAGCGCCGGATCGCGGAAAACATCGCCCTGCGGCAGCAGGAAGGAGGGGCGGTGCAGTGA